DNA from Krasilnikovia cinnamomea:
GCGGCACCGCCCCGGCGATCGTCGGGCTGCGCGACGAGTACAACCTGGAGAAGGTCGCCGCCGCCAAGCCGGACGTGATCATCGCCCAGTACTCGGGCATGAAGAAGGAGCAGTACGACACGCTCAGCAAGATCGCTCCGGTGGTCGCCCAGCCGGTCGGCTTCGCCGACTACCAGGCACCCTGGCGCGACATGAGCCGGGTCATCGGCAAGGCGCTCGGCCAGCCGGCCAAGATGGACCAGCTCATCGCGGACGTCGACGCGAAGTTCGCCGCCGCCCGTACCGCCCACCCGGGCTGGGCCGGCAAGACCGTGGCGATCGCGGAGATCTACGAGGCCGGCAAGTTCTCGGCGTTCAACCCGAACGACCCGAAGATGATCTTCATGAAGGAGCTGGGCTTCACCGCCTCGCCCGCCTACACCCAGGCGGTCGGCAGCCAGAACGTCGCCGACATCGGGTACGAGCGCTTCGACGTGCTGGAGAGCGACCGGCTCATCTGGTTCGTCACCGGCGACGACACCAGGAAGCAGCTCGCGGCGAACAAGCCGTACCAGCAGCTCAAGGTCGCGAGTGAGAACCGGCACCTGTTCCTCGACTACGAGAACCCGCCGGTCGCCGCCGCGATGTCCTTCAACACCGTGCTGAGCATTCCGTACGCGCTGGACCAGATCCAGCCGCAGCTCGGCCAGTAGAACCACCGCAGCACCCCTCAGGAGATACCGAGATGCCGTACGCGCAAGCCCACCCGCAACCGTCGTCGCACGGCATCCGGCCTCCCGTGGACTGCCCCGAGCTGACCTGGCCCGCCGCCTTCGAGGCGGCGGCCGCCCGGCGGCCCGGGGCGGTCGCGGTGGTGTGCGAGGACGATGCGCTGACGTACGCCGAACTGGACGCCGCCGCCAACCGGCTCGCCCACCTGCTCAGCGAGCGTGCGGTGGGCGTCGGCGACGTCGTCGGGATCGCCCTGCCCCGCGGCGTCGACCTCGTCGCCGCGATCCTCGGCGTGCTCAAGGCGGGCGCGGCCTACCTGCCCGTGGACCTCGACCAGCCCGCCGACCGGGTCGGCTACGTCCTCGCCGACTCCGCCACCCGGCTCGTCGTCACCACCGCGGACACGGCCGGCGAACTGCCGGACGGCGTCGCCGCGGTGACCCTCGCCGACGCGGCGGACAAGCCGGACACGCCGGTCGGCATGCGCGTCGCCCTGGACGACGCCGCGTACGTGATCTACACGTCCGGGTCCACCGGGCGGCCCAAGGGCGTCGTGGTCACCCACGACGGCATCGGGTCGCTCATCGTCACCGCGACCCGGCGGATCGGCGTGACGCCCGGGTCCCGGGTGGCCCAGTTCGCCTCGGTCGGCTTCGACGTGGCCGTCTGGGACATGGTCATGGCGCTCTGCGTGGGCGGCACCCTGGTCGTCGTCCCCACGCTGCGGCGGGTCGCGGGCGAGGACCTCACCTCCTACCTGTGCGCGCACCGGGTCACCCACGCGATCCTGCCGCCCGCCCTGGTCGCCGCGCTGCCCGACACGTGCACCCTGCCCGAGGGGATGGTGCTCGTCGTGGGCACCGAGACCGTCCCCGCGTCGCTCATCGCCCGGTGGGGGGCCAGCCTGCGCATCGTCGTCGCGTACGGGCTCACCGAGGCCACGGTGAACTCCACGCTGTGGCTGGCGACCCCCGACTGGGACGGGCCGCCGCCGATCGGCGAGCCGGACCCGAACACCCGCTGCTACGTCCTCGACGACGCGTTGCGCCCGGTGACCGGCGACGCCGCGGGGGAGCTGTACGTGGCGGGGCGCGGCCTCGCCCGCGGCTACCTCAACCAGCCTGCCCTCACGGCCACCCGGTTCGTCGCCGATCCGTACACCGTGGGCGGCCGGATGTACCGCACCGGGGACCGGGCCCGGTGGAATCCCGACGGGACGATCGACTTCCTCGGCCGCGCCGACTCCCAGATCAAGATCCGTGGGTACCGCATCGAGCCGGGCGAGGTGTCCAGTGTCCTGATGCAACACCCGGCGGTCGCCGGGGCGGCGGTAGTGGCCCGGCGGGACCAGCGCGGCGCACAGCGGCTCGTCGCGTACGTGTCGGCGCGGACCGGCGGCGGGGCCGAGGGGCAGATCGGCGCGCCGGTGCCCGCCGCGGCGGACGTCCGGGAGTTCGCGGCGCGGCGGCTGCCGGAATACCTGGTGCCCTCGGCGGTGGTCGTGCTGGACGGGCCGCTGCCCACCAACGCCAGCGGCAAGACCGACACCCGGGCGCTGCCCGACCCGGACTGGGGCGCCGCCGTCAGCGACACCCGCGCCGCCACCCCCAGCGAAGCCACCCTCGCCGCCCTCTTCGCCGAGGTGCTGCACCTGCCCGAGGTCGGCGTCCACGACAGCTTCTTCGCCCTCGGCGGCGACAGCATCGTCGCCATCAGCCTCGTCTCCGGCGCCCGGCGCGCCGGGCTGCACCTCACCCCCCGCGAGGTCTTCGAGCTGCAGACCGTCGCCGCGCTGGCCGCCGTCGCCGACACCCGGGACAGCGGCGCGACCCGGCACGACCCGTTCACCGGCCGCGTCCCGGCCACCCCGATCCTCGCCTGGCTGCGCGACCTGCACGGCCCGACCGAGCGGTTCTACCAGGCCACCGTGCTGCACACCCCGGCCGCGCTGACCACCGGGGCCGCCGCCCGCCTCGTCCAGGCCATCGTGGACCGCCACGACCTGCTGCGCGCCCGGCTGCGGGCCGACGGCGGCTTCGACATCGGAGAGCCGGGCACGGTCGCCGCCGCGAACCTCGTGCGCCCGGCCGCCGCCGGCGCGCCCGTCGACGAGCTGACCAGGGACGCGGTGCGGCGCCTCGACCCGCGCGGTGGGGTGATGCTCCAGGCCGTGCACATGACCACCGACCCGGGTACGCCAGGTGAGCGCACCGGCGGGCGGCTGCTGCTCGTCCTGCACCACAGCGTCGCCGACGGGGTCACCTGGCGGATCCTCGCGGACGACCTCGCCGCCGGGTGGGCGGCCCTGTGCGCCGGCACCGAGATCGCGCTGGCACCCGTGCCGACCAGCTTCGGGCGGTGGGCGCGGATCCAGCGGGACGCCGCCGCCGGGCGGACCGGCGAGCTGGCGTACTGGCGGGGGGTGCTGGCCGGCGGGGACGCCGGGTTCGGGGCCGCCGAGCTAGGGGCCGCGGACACCGCGGACACCGCCCGCCGGCACACCGTCACCCTGCCCGACGGGCTGACCGCGCCGCTGCTCGGCGAACTGCCCGCCGCGTTCGCGGGCGGCGTCAACGACATCCTGCTCACCGCACTCGCACTCGCCCTCGGCCAGTGGCGCCGCGACCGCACCGGGCACACCGGCACAGACGTCCTCATCGAACTCGAAGGCCACGGGCGGGAGGAGGTCGGCGGCGCCGACCTGTCCCGTACGGTCGGCTGGTTCACCACCCTGTTCCCGGTCCGCCTCGACCCCGGACCGGCCGGCGACCTGTCCGCCGCCGTCAAGGCCGTCAAGGAACAGCTGCGCGCGGCCCCCGACCACGGCATCGGGTACGGCATGCTGCGCTACCAGGCCCGCGTCGGCGCGCTCGCCGACGCGCCCACCCCGCGCGTCCTCTTCAACTACCTGGGCCGGTTCGCCGGCGCCGGCGCCGACTGGGCGGTCGCCGAGGGTGACCCGATCGCCGAGGACCGCGACCCCGGCCAGCCGATCACTCACCAGCTGGAGATCGACGCCGCCGTCCGCGACGAGGCCGACGGGCCCCGGCTGTCCGCGACCTTCACCTGGCCCGGGCGGGTGCTCGCCGAGGTGGACGTCGCCGACCTGGCCCGCCGCTGGGTGGCGGCGCTGGCCGCGATCGCCGCCGCGGCCGCCGAGCCCGGCTTCGGCGGGCGCACCCCGTCCGACTTCCCGCTCGTACCGCTCAGCCAGGCCCAGGTGGACGCGCTGCGCGGCGTGGAGATCCTGCCGGCGACGCCGCTGCAGGCCGGCATGTTCTTCGCCCGCGCCTCCGGCGACACCGACGAGTACGCGGTCACCCAGCGCATCGACCTGGCCGGACCGGTCGACCCGGCCGCGCTGCGGCGCGCCGTCGAGGCCGTCGTGGCCCGCCACCCCGCCCTGCGTACCGGGCTGCACCTGGACGGGACGCGGCTGCTGCAGGTCGTCGCGGACGCGGTGGTGGTGCCGTGGCGGGAACTGCCGGTGGGCGCCGACATCGCCGCGGAACTGGCCGCCGACCGGGCCGCCGGGTTCGACCTGAGCGTCGCGCCGCTGCTGCGCGCCGTGTACGCACCCACCGACTCCGGTGGCGTCCTCGGCCTGATCGTGCACCACGCCGTCGCGGACGGCTGGTCCGAGCCGATCATGCTGGCCGACATCCTGCGGGCGTACTCGGGGCAGCCGCTGCCGCCCGCCGCGCCGGCCGTGGCCGCCGCCCGGTGGCTGGCCGGGCGCGACCACGCCGCCGCCGAGGCGGCCTGGCGCACCGAACTGGCCGGGCTCACCGAACCCACCCTGCTGGCCGACCCGGCGGCGCCCGCCGCCGAGGCGACCGTCGTGGTCGACGAGTGGGACGCCGACACCACCGCCGCCCTGCTGGCCGCCGCCCGCGCGCACGGCCTCACCCTCGGCACCGTGCTGCACGCCGCCGTGGGCTTCGCGGTCGGCCAGGAGACCGGCCGCGCCGACGTCGTCGTGCACAGCACGGTGTCCGGCCGCCCCGCCGACCTGCCCGGCGTCGCCGACATGGTCGGCCTGTTCGTCAACACGCTGCCCGTGCGGGTCCGCTGGTCCCCTGAGGACGGCCTCGCCGACACCCTCGCCGGGCACCAGCGGCGGCAGGCGGCCCTGCTGGACCACCAGCACTTCGGCCTCGCCGACGCGCTGCGCATCACCGGCCTGCCGGTGCTGTCCGGCGTGCTGGTCGTGCTGGAGAACTACCCCGGCGCGCGCACCCTGGCCAGCGCCGACGGCACCGTCCGGGTCACCGCCACGAGCACGGTGGAGAGCCTGCACCACCCGCTGGAACTCACCGTCACCCCGGGCGAGCGGCTGCGCCTGCGCTGCGAGTACGACCCGGCCCGGCTGCCCGACGGCGCCGCGAACCGCCTGCTGGACGCCGTCCGGCGCGTCGCCGCGACCCTCGCCGCCGACCCCGGCACCCCGATGTGCCGGCTCGCGCTGGCCGACACGCGGCCCCTGGACGGCGGGCCCGCCGTCACCGGCGCCCCGTCCACCCTGCACGGCTGGGTCGCCGCGCAGGCGCGGGACCGTGCGGACGCGGTCGCGGTCGTCGACGGCGACCACGAGCTGACGTACGGCGAGCTGCACGGCCGCGCGCAGGCCCTGGCCGCCCGGCTGCACACCGCCGGGATCGTCGCGGGCGATGTCGTCGCCGTGTCGCTGCCCCGTGGCGCCGACCAGATCGTCGGCCTGTACGGCATCCTGCTGGCCGGTGCCGCGTACCTGCCGGTCGACCCGGAACACCCGGCCGACCGGGTCGCGTACCTGCTCGCCGACTCCGGCGCCCGGGCCGTGGTCACCCGCGCCGACGTCGACCTGCCCGCGGGCCCGGTACGGGTGCCCGTCGCGGGGCCGCTCGCCCCGGCGCCCGCCGTGACGGTGCCGGCGGGGGCGCCCGCGTACCTCATCTACACCTCCGGGTCCACGGGCGCGCCGAAGGGTGTGCTGGTGTCGCACGCCGCGGTCCTCGCCCAGCTGGCCTGGCTGCACCAGCGCTACGACCTCGACCGCGGCGAACGGTTCCTGCACCAGTACTCGACCAGCTTCGACCCGTCCGTCCAGGAGATCTTCGCGCCGCTGACCTGCGGCGGCACGGTCGTCGTCGCCGAACCGGGCGGCCAGCGCGACCCGCTGTACCTGGCCCGGCTCGTCGCGCGGCGGCGGGTCACCACCCTGGACCTGGTGCCGTCGATGTACGCGGCCCTGCTGGCCCAGCCGGAACTCGCCGACGGCGCGTGGGCGGCGAGCCTGCGCCGCGCGTTCTCCGGCGGCGAGAAACTCGACCCGGCCACCGCGGCGTCCTGGCGGGAGCGGACCGGGGTGCCGCTGTCCAACGTGTACGGCCCCACCGAGGCCGCGATCCAGGTCACCGACTGGCGCACCGGCGATGGCGACGGCGCCAGTGTCCCCATCGGACGGCCCGTCGCCGGGGTGCGCGCGTACGTGCTCGATCCGTGGCTGCGCCCCGTTCCGGCCGGGCTGCCCGGCGAGCTGTACGTGTCGGGCGCCCAGCTGGCGCTGGGCTACCACCGGCGGGCGGCGTTGACGGCGGCCCGGTTCGTGGCGGACCCGTTCACCCCGGGCGCCCGGATGTACCGCACCGGGGACCTGGTCAGCTACGACCCGGCGGGGGTGCTGCGGTTCCGGGGTCGCACCGACGACCAGGTGAAGATCCACGGGGTGCGGGTCGAGCCGGGGGAGTCGGCGGCCGCGCTGCGCGCCCTGCCCGGGGTCGCCGACGCCGATGTGCTGGCCCGCCCGGACGGCCGCGGTGCGCTGCGGCTGGTCGGCTACGCCGCGGGCGCCGGTCTCGACGGGGCGCGGCTGCGCGCCGAGCTGGCGGCGGCGCTGCCACCGGCCCAGGTGCCCGCCGTGGTCGTCGTGCTGGACGCGCTGCCCCGCACCCCCGGCGGCAAGCTGGACCGGACCGCCCTGCCCGACCCGGCGCCGGCCGCGCCAGCGGGCGTGCCCGACGCCGCCCCTGCCCGCGCCGGAACCTCACCGGCCGCCGCCCTCCCGCACCCGGTGCGGGTACTGGCGGAGACGTTCGCCGAGGTGCTCGGCCTGACGCAGGTCGGCCCGGACGACGACTTCTTCACGCTCGGCGGGGACAGCATCCTGTCGATCACGGTGGCGACCCGCGCGCGGGCCCGTGGACTCGTGGTGGGACCACGGGACGTGTTCGCGCGGCGTACCCCGTCGGCGATCGCGGCCGGGCTGCCCGACACGCCGTCCCCGATCGCCGGGGAACCCGACGCCGGAGCGGTGGCCGCCGCACTCGACGGGCTGGACGGCGCCGGGGACCCCGGGGACGTGGTGGCGCTGCCGATCGTCCACCAGTTGCGCGCCGACGGCGGCCCGATCACCCGGTTCCACCTGTCGGCGCTGGTGCAGACCCCGGCCGGGGCCGACCCGGCCACCATCGCGGCGGCCCTGCAGGCGGTCCTCGACCGGCACGACGCGCTGCGCCTGAGGCTGACCCGCCTCGCCGGTCTGCTGTGGTCGCTGGAGGTCCGCCCGGCCGGCGCGGTCGCCGCCGCGAACCTGCTCACCCGCGTCACCGGCCTCGACGACCTGGCCGGGCACCTCGACGCCGCCGTGGCCCGGCTCGACCCGGACGCCGGCACGATGGTGCAGGCGGTCCACTTCGACGCGGGCGCGCACGAGCCGGGGCGGCTGTTCCTGGCCGTGCACCACCTCGCGGTCGACGGGGTGTCCTGGCGCATCCTGCTGGCCGACCTGGCCGACGCGTACACCGAGGTGGCGGCGGGACGGCCCGCGCGGCTGGCGGCGGTGGGCACCTCGCTGCGGGCCTACGGGCGGCTGGTCGCGGCCGAGGCGGTCGACCGGACCCGGCTCGCCGAGCTGGAACACTGGGCGCGCACCCTGGCCCCGGGGGCGGAACTGGTGCCCGGCGCCGCGCGTACCGGCACCGTGGGGGACGCGGGGCGGCACACCGTGACGCTGGAGGTCGCCGAGTCCCGTCAACTGTTGACCGCCGACATCACCGAACGGCTCCTGACCGCCCTCGCCCGGGCCGCCCAGGGCTGGCGCGGAGCCCCCGGCGACCTGCTCGTCGACGTGGAGCGGCACGGCCGCACCGACCTCGACGGGGCCGACCTGTCCCGTACCGTCGGATGGTTCACCACCGTGCACCCGGTCCGCCTGCCGGCGGGGGCCGACGTGGCTCAGGTCCGCGACCTGGTCGCCGCGGACGGCGCCGGGTACGGCATGCTCCGCTACCTCAACCCGCAGACCGCGCCGCTGCTGGCCGCCCAGCCGTGCGCCCAGGTGCTGTTCAACTACTACGGCCGGATGCCCTCGGGCACCGGCGACTGGCAGCCCGTCCCGGAGTATGCCGCGCCCGGCTACGACCCGGGACTGGCCCTGCCGTACGTGTTGCAGGTCGACGTCGTCTGCCAGGACGGCCCGGACGGCCCCCGCTTCGAGGCGACCTGGACGTGGCCCACCGGCGTCGGTGGTCTCACCGAGGAGTCGGCGCTGGCCCTGGCCGACCGGTGGCGCGCCGAGCTGGCGTCGCTGGCCGTGGCGCGGCCGTCTTCAGTCCACGACGGCGGCGACGTACTCATCGAGCTGTCCGAGGGCGAGCTGGCGCTGGTCCACGCCGCGGCGGGCGGGCCGGTGGCCGAGGTGTGGCCGCTGTCGCCGCTGCAGGAGGGCATCCACTTCCACGCCACCTTCGACGACGACGCCGCCGATGTGTACACCGCCCAGGACGTGTACACGTTCGCCGCGCCGCTGGACGTGGCCCGGCTGCGCGCCGCCGCCGACGAGCTGCTGCGCCGCCACCCGGCGCTGCGCACCGGCATCGTCGCCGACGGGCTGACCAGCCCCGTCCAGTACGTGGCGGACGACGTGTCCGCGCCGCTGACCGTGCACGACCTGAGCGCCCTGCCCGCCGCCGAGCGGCGGGCACGGGTCGCGCGGGAGATCGAGGCCGACCGCACCCGCCGCTTCGACCTGAGCGCGGCGCCGCTGCTGCGGCTCACGCTGCTGCGCTGCGGCGACACCGACCGGCTCGTGCTCTCGCACCACCTCGTCGCCTGGGACGGCTGGTCGCAGGGCACCGTCCTGGCCGAACTGCTCGCGCTGTACGCCGGTGACGAGCTGCCGCCCGCGCCGTCGTACCGCGAACACCTGGCGTGGCTGCACCGGCAGGACCCGGACGAGGGGCTGGCCGCGTGGCGGTCCGCGCTGTCCGGTCTGGACGCGCCCACCCTGCTGGCCCCGTCCGGCACGGCCACCGAGACGCTGCCGTCGCGGCACGTCACCGAGCTCGGCGCCGACCGCAGCGAGCGGCTGCGCGCCACCGCCCGCGCCCGCGGCGTCACCCTCAACACCGTGCTGTCGACCGCCTGGGCGCTGGTGCTCGGCGGGCTGACCGGCCGCACCGACGTGGTGTACGGCGCCACGGTCTCCGGCCGCCCCGCCGACCTGCCCGGCGCGGCCGACACGGTCGGCATGTTCCTCAACACGGTGCCGCAGCGGGTGACCGTCGACCCGGCCGAGACGCTGGGCGCCCTGCTGCGCCGGGTGCAGGACGAGCGCACCGACCTGATGCCGTACGAGCATGTGAGCCTGTCCGCGATCCAGGGCACCGGCGGCCCGCTGTTCGACACCCTGTACGTGTTCCAGAACTTCGCCGACGCGGACGGCCTGGCCAACCTGCGGCGGCGGCACGGCATCACGGAGATCACCAGCCGGGACGCCACGCACTTCCCGCTGACCGTCGTGGTGACCCCGGGCGCCTCGCTGCGGCTGCTGTTGCTGCACCAGGCGGGCGTTCTCGACGCGGCGGGCGCGGCCGCGCTGGCCGAGCGGTACCTGGCCGTGCTGGACCGCTTCTGCGCCGGGGACCCGGTCGTGGGCAGCATCGACACGCTGTCCACCCGGGACCGGGAGTTGCTGGCCGCCGAATGGTCGGCCAGCGAGCACCCGATGATCGGCGACACGATCGCGGACCTGCTGGCCGCACAGAGCGCCGCCACCCCCGACGACGTGGCGCTGGTGTTCGGCGCGCAGCGGCTCAGCTACGCCGACCTGGACGCCCGGGTCAACCGGCTGGCCCGCCTGCTGATCGCCCGTGGCGCGGGCCCGGAACGGGTGATCGCGCTGGCCCTGCCCCGTTCGATCGACATGGTGGTGGCGCTGTTCGCGGTGCTGCGAACCGGGGCCGCGTACCTGCCGCTGGACCTGGATCATCCGACCGAGCGGCTGCGCTGGATGCTGGCCGACACCGGCCCGGTGTGCGTGGTGACGAACTCCGAGGTGCTGGCGCGCCTCGGCGAAGGCCCCGCGGCACCGCTGGTGCTGGACGACCCCGCGGTGCTGGCACAGGCGGCGGCCACCTCGCCCGCCCCGGTGACCGACGCGGAGGTGCCGCTGTTCGCGCGGGGCCGCCCGGGCCGGCTGGAACACCCCGCGTACGTGATCTACACGTCCGGTTCGACGGGCCGCCCCAAGGGGGTGGTGACGCCGTACCGGGGGCTGACCAACATGCAGCTCAACCACCAGGAGAACATCTTCGCCCCGGCGATCGCCGCCGCGGGTGGGCGGCGGCTGCGGATCGCGCACACGGTGTCGTTCGCGTTCGACATGTCGTGGGAGGAACTGCTGTGGCTCGTCGAGGGCCACGAGGTGCACGTCTGCGACGAGGTGCTGCGCCGCGACGCGGAGGCGCTGGTCGCCTACTGCGACGCCCACGAGGTCGACGTCGTCAACGTGACACCCACCTACTGTCAGCTGCTCATCGAGCAGGGGCTGCTGGCGGACGGGCCGGGACGGCACCGGCCCGCGCTGGTGCTGCTGGGCGGGGAGGCGGTCTCCGACGCGGTCTGGTCGGCACTGCGCGACACCGACGGCGTGTACGGCTACAACCTGTACGGGCCCACCGAGTACACGATCAACACGCTGGGCGGCTCCACCATGGACTCGGCGACCCCGACGGTCGGCCAGGCCATCTGGAACACGCGGGCGTACATCCTGGACGGTCACCTGCGGCCGCTGCCGCCGGGCGCGCCGGGTGAGCTGTACATCGCGGGCATCGGGCTGGCGCGCGGCTACCACCACCGGGCGGACCTGACCGCGGCCCGGTTCGTCGCCGACCCGTACGGTGCGCCCGGCACGCGGATGTACCGCACCGGTGACCTGGTGCGCCGGGCCGCGGACGGCAACATCGACTTCCTCGGGCGCACCGACGACCAGGTGAAGATCCGCGGGTACCGGGTGGAGCTGGGGGAGATCACCTCGGCCGTGCAGAGCCACCCGGCGATCGCCCACGCGGCCGTGATCGCGGACACCTCGGGCCCGGCGGCCCGGCTCCTCGCGTACGTGGTCCCCGCCGGCGATGCCGCGCCGGACCTGGCCGACATCCTGCGCGCCCATCTGGGCCGGACCCTGCCCGAGTACATGGTTCCGGCGGCGTTCGTGCCGGTCGGCACGCTGCCGCTGACCGTGAACGGCAAGCTCGACGTGGCCGCCCTGCCGAAACCGGCGGCGGAACGGCGCGGCGGACGGCCCGCCGCCACGGCCACCGAGAAGGTCCTGTGTGAACTGTTCGCCGACCTGCTCGCAGTGCCCGACATCGGCGCCGACGACCACTTCTTCCACCTCGGCGGGCACAGCCTGCTGGCCACCCGCCTGGTCAGCCGGGCCCGCACCGCGCTGGGCACCCACCTGTCGGTGCGGGACCTGTTCGAGGCGCCCACCCCGGCCGCGCTGGCGGTCCGCGCCGACGCCGGGCGCGACGCGGCGGCCCGGCCGGCGCTGCTGGCCCGGACCCGCCCGGAACGCATCGAGCTGTCCGCGGCGCAGCAGCGGCTGTGGCTGACCCAGCAGCTCGACGCGGGCTCGGCCGCGTACAACTTCCCGCTCGTGCTGCGCGTTTCCGCGGTGCCGGACGTGGCGGCACTGGCCTCGGCGCTGGCGGATGTGGCCGGGCGCCACGAGTCCCTGCGTACCGTGTTCCCGGCCGACGGCGGCGCCCCGCACCAGCGCGTGCTGCCGGTGGCGCCGGTGCCGGTCGAGGTGGCGGAACCGGCCGACGAGCCGGTCGCGGCGGCCGCCGTGCGCGCCGCCGTGCACCGCCCGTTCGACCTGGCGGTCGAGCCGCCGCTGCGGGCCGCCGTGCACCCGCTGACCGGCGGCGGGTGCCTGCTGGTGCTGCTGCTGCACCACATCGCCACCGACGAGTGGTCCGACCGGCCGTTCCTGGCCGACCTGGACACCGCGTACGCGGCCCGCCGCGCGGGAACGGCACCCCGGTTCACCCCGCTGGCCGTCCAGTACGCCGACTACACGCTGTGGCAGCGCGACCTGCTCGGCGACCCGGCCGACCCGGCCAGCCTGGCCGCCCGGCAGCTCGACCACTGGGCCCGTACGTTGGACGGCGCCCCGCCGGAGCTGGAACTGCCCACGGACCGGCCGCGCCCCGCCGCGCCCACGTTCGCCGGGCGCGAGATCGAACTGGACATCCCCGCCGCGGCCGCGCTGCGTGCGCTGAGCCGCGCGAGCGGCGCGAGCATGTTCATGGTGCTGCACGCGGCGGTCGGTGCCCTGCTGCACCGGCTGGGTGCGGGCTGCGACCTGCCGATCGGCGCGCCGATCGCGGGCCGCACCGACGAGGCCCTCGACGACCTCGTCGGCTTCTTCGTCAACACGCTGGTGCTGCGCACCGACCTGTCCGGCGACCCGAGCTTCACCGCCCTGATCGAGCGGGTACGCCAGGCAGACCTGGCCGCGTTCGCCCACGCGGACGTGCCGTTCGAGGCGGTCGTGGAGCACCTCAACCCGCCCCGCTCGCTGGCCCGCAACCCGCTGTTCCAGGTGATGGTCGGCTACCACGCCCGTTCCGGCGCGGACACGGTCACGCTCGGCGACCTGACCGGGCAGTGGGAGCCGGTCGAACACCGGGCGGCGAAGTTCGACCTGGTCTTCAGCTTCGCCGACTACACCGACACCGGCCGGCTGATCTGCCGGATCGAGTACGCCACGGAGCTGTTCGACCCGGGCACCGCGACGGCGATCGGGCAGCGCCTCACCCGGCTGCTCGACGCGGTCGCCGCGGACCCCGCGGTGCCGGTCAGCGCGGTCGACATCCTGCTGCCCGGCGAGCGCACGCGGGTGCTGCACGACTGGAACGACACCGCCCGCGACGTCGCGGAGCTGACCTGGCCGGAGCTGTTCGACCGCGCCGCCGCGCAGCGCCCGGACGCGGTCGCGGTCGTCGACACCGCCGGGCAGTGGACGTACGCGCAGCTCGACGCGCACGCCAACCGGCTGGCCCGGCTGCTGGCCGACGCCGGGGTCGGTGCGGAGTCCGTGGTCGCGCTGGGGCTGCCCCGGACCCGGGAGTTCCCGGCCGCGGTGCTGGCGGTGCTGAAGCTGGGGGCGGCGTACCTGCCGCTGGAACCGGCCCATCCCGCCGACCGGCTGGCCTACCAGCTGGCCGACTCCGGTGCGGCCGTGGTGGTGACCACCGCCGAGCTATCCGGCCGGATCCCCGGCGACCTGCCCCGCGTCGTACTGGACGAACCGGGCACGGCGGCCGCGCTGGCCGCCGCCGACCCGGGGCCGCTGGGCCGGGCGCCGGCCGGGCTGCACGCGGCGGCGTACGTCATCTACACCTCCGGGTCGACCGGCCGCCCCAAGGGGGTGTGCGTGCCGCACGAGGGCATCGCCTCGCTGGCCGCGACCGCGATCGACCGGATGCGGCTGACCCGCGACTCGCGGGTGCTCCAGTTCGCCTCACCCGGCTTCGACGTGGCCGTGTTCGAGCAGGTGATGGCGTTGTGCGTGGGCGGCACCCTGGTGATCTGCCCGGAGCAGGCCCGCGTGGCGGGTCCGGCGCTGACCGACTTCGTCGCCGCGCACGCCGTCACCCACCTGATCCTGCCGCCGTCGCTGATGGCCGCCCTGCCGGACGGCTGCGAGCTGCCGGAGGGCGCGACGATCCTGGTCGGCACGGAAACCGTGCCGCCGGACCTGATCGGACGGTGGTCGCGGCGGCTCAACCTGCTCGGCGCGTACGGCCTCACCGAGGCCACCGTGAACAGCACCCTGTGGCAGTCCGTGCCCGGCTG
Protein-coding regions in this window:
- a CDS encoding iron-siderophore ABC transporter substrate-binding protein; translated protein: MSHSLRVRLGAAVTALAAGLALAACGTDAKPTTGASAPAGAAFPVQLTHKYGSTEIKAAPQRVVTLGLSDADAVLALGVKPVGVVDWFEEKPYGKWPWAQPAWGGTAPAIVGLRDEYNLEKVAAAKPDVIIAQYSGMKKEQYDTLSKIAPVVAQPVGFADYQAPWRDMSRVIGKALGQPAKMDQLIADVDAKFAAARTAHPGWAGKTVAIAEIYEAGKFSAFNPNDPKMIFMKELGFTASPAYTQAVGSQNVADIGYERFDVLESDRLIWFVTGDDTRKQLAANKPYQQLKVASENRHLFLDYENPPVAAAMSFNTVLSIPYALDQIQPQLGQ